One genomic segment of Novisyntrophococcus fermenticellae includes these proteins:
- a CDS encoding RNA polymerase sigma factor — translation MKNQANQSPNREYKVYIPSTHQFVPVTKEFYYEYYRPIWRTQKEAQKNGQCMCPRSKLWRCDGCCLDCPYHSSGKVWSLEYEQELMGDKHEDPSADIESIVTDKIVLQQLFKRLDELFPEARRIGELRMEGISDRDIADILGMPRSTFRSRLEKVEALLREEYGDII, via the coding sequence ATGAAAAACCAAGCAAATCAAAGCCCAAACCGCGAGTACAAGGTCTACATACCCAGTACCCACCAGTTCGTCCCGGTGACAAAGGAATTCTACTACGAATACTATCGCCCTATCTGGCGCACGCAGAAGGAAGCCCAGAAGAACGGTCAGTGCATGTGCCCGAGAAGCAAATTATGGCGCTGCGACGGCTGCTGCCTCGATTGCCCGTATCACTCTTCCGGAAAAGTATGGTCGCTTGAGTATGAGCAGGAGCTTATGGGGGACAAGCATGAAGACCCCAGCGCCGATATTGAATCAATCGTGACCGATAAAATCGTTTTGCAACAGCTTTTCAAGCGGCTGGACGAGCTTTTTCCTGAAGCCCGTCGCATAGGTGAGCTTCGCATGGAGGGTATCTCGGACCGTGACATTGCAGACATTCTTGGAATGCCCCGCAGCACATTCAGGTCGCGTCTCGAAAAAGTTGAAGCCCTGCTCCGTGAAGAGTACGGTGACATCATCTAA
- a CDS encoding DUF7768 domain-containing protein, which yields MSIDKYNSEGYYDPTAYEAMSIIEKEERALRAFRPIIYICSPFSGDVEGNVKAAQCYSRYAVDNGYIPVAPHLLFPQFLNDDNPAERQLGLFFGNALMSKCSEVWVFGSIISAGMEAEIKRAKWKNYRLRYFTENCEEVQV from the coding sequence ATGAGTATAGACAAATACAACAGTGAGGGCTATTACGACCCAACTGCCTATGAAGCAATGTCCATTATTGAAAAAGAGGAACGGGCGCTTCGAGCATTCCGGCCTATCATATATATTTGCTCTCCATTTTCAGGAGATGTGGAAGGTAACGTGAAGGCCGCGCAGTGCTACAGCCGATATGCCGTGGACAATGGCTACATTCCCGTCGCACCGCACCTGCTGTTCCCACAGTTTCTAAACGATGATAATCCCGCCGAGCGCCAGCTTGGGTTGTTCTTCGGAAACGCCCTGATGAGCAAATGCTCAGAGGTATGGGTGTTCGGCAGCATTATCTCGGCCGGTATGGAGGCTGAAATCAAAAGGGCCAAGTGGAAGAACTACCGTTTGCGCTACTTTACCGAAAACTGCGAGGAGGTGCAGGTTTGA
- a CDS encoding DEAD/DEAH box helicase, translating into MKYEPHNYQKYAIDYIEEHPIAAVLLDMGLGKTSITLTALNDLLFDSFEAHRILVIAPLRVARDTWPTEADKWDHLQNLICSVAVGTEAERRAALIKPADIYIINRENVQWLIEDSKLPFNFDTVVVDELSSFKNYQAKRFRALMKVRPTVKRIIGLTGTPSSNGLMDLWAEFRLLDMGARLGRFISHYRLDYFMPDKRNGQVIFSYKPLPGAEQRIYDKISDITISMKSTDLLRMPELISSEYTIHLSEEERQRYDVLKSELVLQFPDGDITAANAAALTGKLCQMANGAIYTDDGSTLTIHEQKLDALEDIIEAAGGKPLLVAYWFKHDLARITERLHKLRIPFSKLDSADSIRRWNTGELPVALIHPASAGHGLNLQSGGSCIVWFGLTWSLELYQQTNARLWRQGQSAETVVVQHIVAKGTIDERILRVLSKKDSTQAALIAAVRADLHI; encoded by the coding sequence ATGAAATACGAACCACATAACTACCAGAAATACGCCATCGACTACATCGAGGAACACCCCATTGCCGCCGTTCTGTTGGATATGGGCCTTGGCAAGACGAGTATCACGCTGACGGCGCTGAACGACCTGCTGTTTGACAGCTTCGAGGCGCATCGCATTTTGGTAATCGCACCACTGCGAGTGGCACGGGACACATGGCCAACTGAAGCAGATAAGTGGGACCACCTGCAGAACCTCATCTGCTCCGTGGCAGTCGGCACCGAAGCAGAGCGCCGTGCGGCACTGATAAAACCGGCCGACATTTACATCATTAACAGAGAAAACGTCCAATGGCTCATTGAGGACAGCAAGCTGCCATTTAACTTCGACACTGTCGTAGTTGACGAGCTGTCCTCATTCAAAAACTACCAAGCAAAGCGCTTCCGAGCGCTGATGAAGGTGCGACCCACGGTAAAACGCATCATCGGATTAACCGGAACGCCAAGCAGCAATGGCCTCATGGATTTGTGGGCTGAGTTCCGACTGCTGGATATGGGTGCTCGCCTCGGACGTTTCATCAGCCACTACCGGCTTGACTACTTCATGCCAGACAAGCGCAATGGTCAGGTCATCTTCAGCTACAAGCCACTCCCAGGCGCAGAGCAACGGATCTATGACAAAATCTCTGACATCACCATCTCTATGAAGTCAACCGATCTTTTAAGAATGCCGGAGCTGATCAGCAGCGAATACACCATCCACCTCTCCGAAGAGGAGCGCCAGCGTTATGATGTTCTGAAAAGCGAGCTCGTACTGCAGTTCCCGGATGGCGACATCACCGCCGCAAATGCCGCCGCTCTCACCGGGAAGCTATGCCAGATGGCAAACGGCGCGATATATACCGACGACGGCAGCACCCTTACTATCCATGAACAAAAGCTGGACGCACTGGAGGATATCATCGAAGCTGCTGGTGGCAAGCCGCTTCTTGTGGCCTATTGGTTTAAGCATGACCTTGCCCGGATCACTGAACGGCTGCACAAGCTCCGTATCCCGTTCTCCAAGCTGGACAGCGCCGACAGTATCCGCAGGTGGAACACCGGTGAACTGCCCGTGGCACTAATCCACCCCGCCTCCGCCGGTCACGGGCTGAACCTTCAAAGCGGCGGCTCCTGCATCGTCTGGTTTGGGCTGACCTGGTCACTGGAATTATATCAGCAGACCAACGCCCGTCTGTGGCGGCAGGGCCAGAGTGCCGAAACGGTTGTGGTGCAGCACATCGTCGCCAAAGGAACTATTGACGAGCGGATTCTGCGGGTACTGTCGAAAAAGGACAGCACTCAGGCCGCTTTGATAGCGGCGGTAAGAGCCGACCTGCACATCTGA
- a CDS encoding P27 family phage terminase small subunit, whose amino-acid sequence MAKDGTNRGGARIGAGAKKKPLADKISAGNPGGRKLTVMEFSDTADLQGQAMPEPNKMLEAVQKDGKTLVAADIYKNTWQWLNERGCAALVSPQLLERYAMSVARWIQCEEAVTEYGFLAKHPTTGNAIQSPYVAMGQNYMNQTNRLWMEIFQIVKENCTGEYGGANPQDDVMERLLTARKGG is encoded by the coding sequence ATGGCGAAAGACGGCACCAACAGAGGCGGTGCTCGCATCGGTGCAGGCGCAAAAAAGAAGCCTCTCGCCGATAAAATATCAGCTGGCAATCCCGGTGGCAGAAAATTAACTGTGATGGAGTTTTCTGACACAGCCGACCTGCAAGGTCAGGCGATGCCAGAACCGAACAAAATGCTCGAAGCCGTGCAAAAGGACGGCAAGACGCTTGTGGCAGCAGACATTTACAAAAACACATGGCAATGGCTGAATGAGCGCGGCTGTGCGGCGCTCGTTTCACCACAGCTTTTGGAACGCTACGCCATGAGCGTGGCCCGGTGGATTCAATGCGAGGAAGCGGTTACCGAATATGGCTTTCTGGCAAAACACCCCACAACGGGTAACGCCATTCAAAGTCCCTATGTGGCGATGGGCCAGAACTACATGAACCAGACGAACCGTCTGTGGATGGAAATTTTCCAGATCGTCAAGGAAAACTGCACCGGCGAGTATGGTGGAGCCAATCCGCAGGATGATGTGATGGAGCGGTTACTTACCGCTCGGAAAGGCGGCTGA
- a CDS encoding HNH endonuclease → MPYKPKRPCAYPGCGRLAVREQYCAEHQKVMDKRYNQYERDPASNKRYGRSWKRIRDRYIKAHPLCEECQKQGKLTPAEEVHHILPLSKGGNSNAENLMSLCKACHSRITAESGDRWGKGY, encoded by the coding sequence ATGCCATACAAACCGAAACGTCCCTGCGCCTACCCCGGCTGCGGTCGGCTCGCCGTGCGTGAGCAATACTGTGCCGAGCACCAGAAGGTCATGGACAAACGCTACAACCAGTACGAGCGTGACCCTGCGTCAAACAAACGATACGGCCGTAGCTGGAAACGAATCCGCGACCGCTACATCAAGGCGCACCCTCTTTGTGAGGAATGCCAAAAGCAAGGAAAGCTAACGCCCGCCGAGGAGGTGCACCACATTCTCCCGCTCTCTAAGGGCGGCAACAGCAATGCCGAGAACCTTATGTCTCTTTGCAAAGCCTGTCACTCTCGCATCACTGCCGAGAGCGGCGACCGATGGGGAAAAGGATATTGA
- a CDS encoding DNA polymerase codes for MKTLSIDIETYSSANLAKSGVYRYAEAPDFEILLFGYSVDSGSVQVVDLACGEKIPPEVIDALTDETVTKWAFNANFERVCLSRFLGLPTGEYLDPISWKCSMVWAATMGLPLSLEGVGSVLKLDKQKLTEGKDLIKYFCHPCAPTKSNDQRTRNYPYHAPDKWTAFKRYNARDVETEMSIQEKLSKFAVPDSVWDEYQLDQEINDRGVALDMTLVQEAIAMDGRSRSELTTVMKRLTELENPNSVQQMKQWLANNGMETDTLGKKAVVELLKIAPPELSDVLSLRQQLAKSSVRKYQAMQNAVCSDGRARGMFQFYGANRTGRWAGRLIQMQNLPQNHLEDLAEARALVRCGDFDALEMLYEDVPDTLSQLIRTAFIPRTGAKFIVSDFSAIEARVIAWLAGEQWRQDVFAKGGDIYCASASQMFKVPVEKHGVNGHLRQKGKIAELALGYGGSVGALKAMGALEMGLAEDELPPLVDAWRQSNPRIVKFWWDVDRAAMEAVRHKHTNETNGIVFTCRSGMLFITLPSGRQLAYVKPRIGENKFGGSCITYEGVGGKKKWERLDSYGPKFVENIVQATARDILCYAMQTLRCCSIVMHIHDEVVIEADTHMSLDAVCQHMGRTPPWAKGLLLRADGYETDFYKKD; via the coding sequence ATGAAAACACTCAGTATAGATATTGAAACCTATAGCAGCGCCAACCTCGCCAAGAGCGGAGTGTACCGCTATGCTGAAGCACCGGACTTTGAGATTCTTCTGTTCGGCTATTCTGTAGATAGTGGCTCTGTTCAGGTTGTTGACCTTGCCTGCGGCGAGAAAATACCGCCAGAAGTGATAGACGCGCTCACGGATGAAACGGTGACCAAATGGGCCTTCAACGCCAACTTCGAGCGGGTCTGCCTGTCTCGCTTTCTTGGACTGCCGACCGGCGAGTATCTCGACCCTATTTCATGGAAGTGCTCGATGGTATGGGCTGCGACAATGGGACTGCCGCTTTCACTGGAAGGCGTCGGATCGGTGCTTAAGCTGGATAAGCAAAAGCTCACCGAGGGCAAAGACCTCATTAAATACTTTTGCCATCCTTGTGCGCCTACAAAATCCAACGATCAGCGCACCCGTAATTACCCGTACCACGCGCCGGACAAGTGGACGGCGTTCAAACGGTATAACGCCCGCGATGTTGAAACGGAGATGTCCATTCAGGAAAAGCTCTCCAAGTTTGCGGTGCCGGACAGCGTCTGGGATGAATATCAACTTGATCAAGAGATAAACGACCGAGGTGTGGCGCTGGATATGACACTGGTGCAGGAGGCTATCGCTATGGACGGTCGTTCCCGTTCTGAGCTCACCACCGTCATGAAGCGCCTAACCGAGCTGGAAAATCCGAACTCTGTGCAGCAGATGAAACAATGGCTTGCCAACAACGGCATGGAAACGGACACGCTCGGCAAAAAGGCCGTGGTTGAGCTTTTGAAAATAGCACCTCCGGAGCTCTCAGATGTTCTCTCCCTCCGTCAGCAGCTTGCAAAATCGTCGGTACGAAAATATCAGGCGATGCAAAACGCAGTCTGTTCCGATGGCCGCGCCCGTGGGATGTTTCAGTTTTATGGAGCCAATCGCACAGGACGCTGGGCAGGCAGGCTCATACAGATGCAAAACCTGCCACAGAACCATTTGGAGGATTTAGCTGAGGCTCGTGCTCTTGTTCGCTGCGGCGACTTCGATGCGCTGGAAATGCTCTACGAAGATGTACCAGACACGCTGTCGCAGCTCATCCGGACAGCATTTATTCCAAGAACTGGTGCAAAGTTCATCGTTTCCGACTTCAGCGCCATCGAAGCCCGAGTGATCGCATGGCTCGCCGGTGAACAGTGGCGGCAGGACGTGTTTGCCAAAGGCGGCGACATCTACTGCGCCTCAGCCAGTCAGATGTTCAAGGTGCCGGTTGAGAAGCATGGTGTCAATGGCCATCTGCGCCAGAAAGGCAAAATCGCCGAACTTGCCCTCGGTTATGGTGGCTCAGTTGGTGCGCTCAAGGCAATGGGTGCTCTTGAAATGGGCCTTGCTGAAGATGAGCTTCCTCCGCTCGTTGACGCATGGCGGCAGTCCAATCCGCGCATCGTGAAATTCTGGTGGGACGTTGACCGCGCCGCGATGGAGGCAGTTCGTCACAAGCATACCAATGAAACCAACGGCATCGTTTTTACCTGCCGGAGCGGGATGCTGTTCATCACACTTCCGTCTGGTAGGCAGCTTGCCTATGTAAAGCCGCGCATCGGCGAGAACAAGTTCGGCGGCAGTTGCATTACTTACGAAGGTGTAGGCGGCAAAAAGAAATGGGAGCGGCTGGATTCTTATGGGCCGAAGTTCGTGGAAAACATCGTTCAAGCCACGGCCCGCGACATACTCTGCTATGCCATGCAGACACTCCGGTGCTGTTCCATTGTCATGCATATCCACGACGAAGTTGTAATCGAAGCCGATACGCACATGTCGCTGGATGCTGTCTGCCAGCATATGGGTCGGACGCCGCCATGGGCAAAAGGGCTGCTACTCCGTGCCGATGGCTACGAGACAGATTTTTATAAAAAAGATTAA
- a CDS encoding helix-turn-helix domain-containing protein, which translates to MSSEKENSVPEKWVNLEDIAEYLSVSKDTVRTWMREGKLPINKAGKRYKFKISEVDEWVRKGKIKD; encoded by the coding sequence ATGAGTAGCGAGAAGGAAAACAGTGTTCCTGAAAAATGGGTAAACCTTGAGGATATTGCTGAATATCTCAGCGTGAGCAAGGACACCGTCCGCACATGGATGCGGGAGGGAAAACTCCCCATCAACAAAGCTGGAAAGAGATACAAGTTCAAAATTTCCGAAGTTGATGAATGGGTACGAAAAGGAAAAATCAAAGATTAA
- a CDS encoding DUF2800 domain-containing protein, whose translation MPPKGHALLSASSSERWLHCPPSARLCESYDDKSSDYAAEGTDAHTLCEYKLRRALGMEAEDPTENLTWFNEEMDDCATGYAVYVIEQVEAAKQTCADPVVLIEQRADFSRWVESGFGTADCLIIADGTLKIIDYKHGRGIMVDATENPQMKCYALGALELFDGIYDFDRVSMTIYQPRRDNISTYELSKDELYRWANEVLKPTADLAFAGDGNFLCGEWCGFCKAKHDCRARAETNMELARYDFKLPPLLTDEDIEDILSKVDDLVAWAADIKEYALQQAISGKDWIGYKLVEGRSNRKYTNETVVADAVSRAGFDPYERKVLGVTAMQKLLGKSRFDELLAAYIEKPQGKPTLVPESDKRPAMNTAKNDFMEENDYE comes from the coding sequence ATGCCACCTAAAGGACACGCCTTACTCTCCGCATCCAGCTCCGAACGCTGGCTTCATTGCCCGCCCTCGGCACGGCTCTGTGAGAGTTACGATGACAAAAGCAGCGATTACGCCGCCGAAGGCACCGACGCCCATACGCTCTGTGAGTATAAGCTTCGCCGGGCGCTGGGTATGGAGGCCGAAGACCCAACTGAAAACCTCACCTGGTTCAATGAGGAAATGGACGACTGTGCCACCGGCTATGCCGTCTATGTGATCGAACAAGTGGAAGCCGCAAAGCAAACCTGTGCTGACCCGGTTGTCCTTATCGAACAACGCGCGGACTTTTCCCGCTGGGTAGAGTCCGGCTTTGGTACCGCAGATTGCCTCATCATTGCAGACGGCACCCTGAAAATCATCGACTACAAGCATGGGCGCGGAATCATGGTCGATGCAACCGAAAACCCACAAATGAAGTGTTACGCCCTCGGTGCTTTGGAGCTGTTCGATGGCATCTATGATTTCGACCGCGTGTCAATGACCATTTATCAGCCACGCCGCGATAACATCAGCACATACGAGCTCTCGAAAGATGAGCTTTACCGCTGGGCAAACGAGGTACTAAAACCTACAGCCGACCTTGCTTTCGCTGGTGATGGAAACTTTCTATGCGGCGAATGGTGCGGCTTCTGTAAGGCAAAGCACGACTGCCGTGCCAGAGCTGAGACCAATATGGAGCTTGCCCGTTATGACTTCAAGCTGCCGCCGCTGCTTACAGATGAGGACATTGAAGATATCCTTTCAAAGGTCGATGACCTTGTCGCTTGGGCGGCTGACATCAAGGAATACGCCTTACAACAAGCAATCAGCGGCAAAGACTGGATTGGATATAAGCTGGTCGAAGGACGTTCCAACCGCAAATACACCAATGAGACGGTAGTTGCCGACGCAGTCAGCAGGGCTGGTTTTGACCCATACGAACGCAAGGTTCTCGGTGTCACTGCCATGCAGAAGCTGCTCGGCAAATCCCGCTTTGATGAACTTCTCGCGGCCTACATTGAAAAGCCGCAAGGTAAACCCACTCTCGTGCCGGAGAGCGATAAGCGCCCGGCCATGAACACAGCCAAAAATGATTTTATGGAGGAAAACGATTATGAATAA
- a CDS encoding phage/plasmid primase, P4 family, whose amino-acid sequence MFTIYHSDFIGNPGNCSYPHKVEITDSASLAAAVGRDYVCAEYKNNYRNGDNFIGSDCLPVDCDNDHSENPEDWMLPADVMEAFPGVTFAVHYSRSNMREKNGKPARPKFHVLFPIDHIADATCYSDMKKLANAIFPYFDTKALDAARFFFGTNSPEVEIYEGSMKLSAFLEGDDFDVDMTSGLRANQVIPEGSRNATMSRFAGRVIKKYGDGDAAYQCFLEEAAKCSPPLEDGEFQTIWHSAQRFFAKVQQQDGYVPPEVYNDPASYKPGDYSDVGQAEVLAKYFSCELRYSPATHFIRYNEHYWQESEPGAQAVAHELTRRQLTEATKDLQSAMKLLTENGGQEIIENTSKAKAESLMNDAQLETYRDFLAAKAYQSFAIRRRDSKNITATLKESHPMLEISPRDLDADCFLLCTPAATYDLRKGMVGAREHSPEDFITKMTSVSPSNKGEQLWLDSLNLIFCGNQELIDYVQMICGLAAIGKVYVEALIIAYGGGRNGKSTFWNAVSRVLGLYSGNISADTLTVGCRRNIKPEMAEVKGKRLLIAAEMQEGARLNDSTVKQLCSTDDVFAEKKYKDPFSFTPCHTLVLYTNHLPKVSASDDGIWRRLIVIPFDAKIEGSSDIKNYGEYLYQKAGESILAWIIDGAKKVIALDYKIPVPECVQKAIAEYRAQNDWFGHFLEDKCELGASFRESSSALYQTYRNYCIDTNEYIRSTTDFYSALEAAGYGRIKVKNKRFFTGLRLKTDDGDFEDFLN is encoded by the coding sequence ATGTTCACCATTTATCATTCTGATTTTATCGGCAACCCCGGCAATTGCTCCTATCCTCACAAGGTGGAAATTACCGATTCAGCATCGCTGGCCGCTGCGGTCGGTCGAGACTATGTGTGCGCAGAGTACAAAAACAACTATCGAAACGGCGATAACTTCATAGGCAGCGACTGCCTGCCTGTGGACTGTGATAACGACCACTCGGAAAACCCTGAAGATTGGATGCTGCCAGCCGATGTTATGGAGGCGTTTCCCGGCGTGACCTTTGCCGTTCACTACAGCCGGTCCAATATGCGTGAAAAGAACGGTAAACCCGCTCGGCCGAAGTTCCATGTTCTTTTTCCCATCGACCACATAGCAGACGCAACTTGCTACAGCGATATGAAGAAGCTGGCCAACGCCATATTCCCGTATTTTGACACCAAGGCACTGGATGCTGCTCGTTTTTTCTTCGGTACCAATTCGCCGGAGGTGGAGATTTACGAAGGCAGCATGAAATTAAGCGCATTTTTGGAAGGCGACGATTTTGATGTGGATATGACCAGTGGTCTTCGTGCCAATCAGGTCATTCCGGAGGGCAGTCGCAACGCCACCATGTCCCGCTTCGCCGGGCGCGTTATCAAAAAATATGGTGATGGCGATGCTGCCTACCAGTGCTTTTTGGAGGAAGCCGCAAAATGTTCACCACCGCTGGAGGATGGCGAGTTTCAAACCATCTGGCACAGCGCCCAGCGCTTCTTTGCAAAGGTTCAACAGCAGGATGGATATGTGCCACCGGAGGTATATAACGACCCAGCGTCATATAAACCCGGCGATTACTCCGATGTCGGACAGGCGGAAGTGCTGGCGAAATACTTCTCTTGTGAGCTGCGGTACTCTCCGGCTACGCACTTTATCCGCTACAACGAGCACTATTGGCAGGAAAGTGAGCCCGGCGCACAGGCCGTCGCCCATGAGCTGACCCGTCGCCAGCTCACGGAAGCCACGAAAGACCTGCAATCGGCGATGAAACTGCTGACGGAAAACGGCGGTCAGGAGATTATTGAAAACACCTCCAAAGCAAAGGCCGAGTCTCTTATGAACGATGCGCAGCTTGAAACATATCGGGATTTTCTTGCGGCCAAAGCATATCAGTCCTTCGCCATACGCCGCCGGGATTCCAAAAATATCACCGCAACGCTGAAAGAGTCTCATCCCATGCTGGAGATCTCGCCGCGTGACCTTGATGCCGACTGCTTTCTACTGTGCACACCCGCTGCTACTTACGATTTGAGAAAAGGCATGGTTGGAGCCAGAGAACATTCGCCGGAGGATTTTATCACCAAAATGACCTCGGTATCACCCAGCAACAAGGGCGAACAGCTTTGGCTGGACAGCTTAAACCTCATCTTCTGCGGCAATCAGGAGCTTATCGACTATGTACAGATGATTTGCGGTCTCGCTGCCATCGGGAAGGTTTATGTGGAAGCTCTGATTATTGCTTACGGCGGCGGGCGCAACGGTAAGTCCACCTTCTGGAATGCAGTCTCCCGTGTACTCGGCCTTTACAGCGGCAACATCTCTGCTGACACGCTGACGGTCGGATGCCGCCGGAACATTAAACCGGAGATGGCCGAGGTCAAGGGCAAGCGACTGCTCATCGCCGCCGAAATGCAGGAAGGCGCAAGGCTTAACGATTCTACTGTCAAGCAGCTTTGCTCCACAGATGATGTTTTTGCCGAGAAAAAGTACAAGGACCCATTCAGCTTCACGCCCTGTCACACTCTGGTCCTCTATACCAACCACCTGCCGAAGGTCAGTGCCTCTGATGACGGTATCTGGCGCAGGCTGATTGTCATTCCATTTGATGCCAAAATTGAAGGCAGCAGCGATATCAAGAACTACGGTGAGTACCTTTATCAGAAAGCCGGTGAAAGTATTCTCGCGTGGATTATTGATGGTGCCAAAAAAGTCATTGCACTGGATTACAAAATTCCGGTACCGGAATGTGTGCAAAAAGCCATTGCGGAGTACCGGGCGCAGAACGACTGGTTTGGCCATTTCCTTGAGGACAAATGTGAGCTTGGAGCGAGTTTCCGGGAAAGTTCCAGTGCGCTTTATCAGACGTATCGGAATTATTGCATTGACACCAATGAGTATATCCGCAGTACCACTGATTTCTATTCTGCACTGGAGGCTGCTGGGTATGGCCGTATCAAGGTCAAAAACAAGCGGTTCTTTACAGGACTGCGACTAAAAACCGACGACGGAGATTTTGAGGATTTCCTGAACTGA
- a CDS encoding DNA ligase, translating to MSKMSEMAAIIEDLRSAAAAINEAANWLAEQFSGEESSPEKTVPAEPVLTLEAVRAVLADKSRAGFTAQIRSLLQKHGADKLSGIDPANYKALLADVEGLTDAT from the coding sequence ATGAGCAAAATGAGCGAAATGGCCGCAATCATCGAGGATCTGCGCAGTGCAGCTGCCGCTATTAACGAAGCCGCCAATTGGCTGGCAGAGCAGTTCAGCGGTGAAGAGTCCTCACCTGAAAAAACGGTTCCCGCCGAGCCTGTACTTACGCTGGAAGCGGTCAGAGCCGTCCTTGCGGACAAGTCCCGTGCCGGTTTCACCGCTCAGATTCGCTCGCTGCTCCAGAAGCACGGTGCCGACAAGCTGTCTGGTATCGACCCAGCTAACTACAAAGCACTGCTTGCCGATGTGGAGGGATTGACCGATGCCACCTAA
- a CDS encoding DUF2815 family protein, which yields MNNNTNKVNNPMKVITGPDTRWSYANVWEAKSINGGTPKFSVSLIVPKSDTKTVAKIKAAIEAAYHDGESKLKGNGKSVPPLAALKIPLRDGDSERPDDPAYANAYFINANSATAPGIVDADRNPILTRSEVYSGVYGRASISFYAFNSNGNKGIACGLNNLQKVCDGEPLGGKTSAESDFATDDDDDFLN from the coding sequence ATGAATAACAACACAAACAAAGTAAACAACCCCATGAAGGTTATTACCGGCCCCGACACCCGCTGGAGCTATGCAAACGTATGGGAGGCCAAGAGTATCAACGGCGGTACACCAAAGTTCTCTGTCAGCCTTATCGTTCCCAAGTCTGACACCAAGACCGTCGCCAAAATCAAGGCCGCTATTGAAGCAGCCTACCACGACGGCGAGTCTAAACTGAAGGGCAACGGCAAGTCTGTGCCTCCGCTGGCAGCACTCAAAATTCCTCTCAGAGACGGAGATTCTGAGCGTCCTGACGATCCTGCTTATGCCAACGCTTACTTCATCAATGCAAACTCTGCAACCGCTCCCGGTATTGTCGATGCTGACCGCAATCCCATTCTTACCCGCTCCGAGGTTTACTCCGGTGTTTACGGCAGGGCAAGCATCAGTTTTTATGCCTTCAATAGCAACGGAAACAAGGGAATCGCATGTGGTTTGAACAACCTGCAGAAGGTATGCGACGGCGAGCCTCTCGGCGGAAAGACCAGTGCTGAGTCCGATTTCGCAACCGACGATGACGACGATTTTCTGAACTGA
- a CDS encoding VRR-NUC domain-containing protein — protein MREKAIEKKLVQEVKAVGGIAPKFTSPGFDGMPDRIILLPGSHMAFVEAKSPGEKPRPLQLARHRLLRGLGFRVYVLDDERQIGGILDEIRTT, from the coding sequence ATGAGAGAAAAAGCAATTGAAAAAAAACTGGTTCAGGAAGTCAAAGCGGTTGGCGGTATCGCACCGAAGTTCACAAGCCCTGGCTTTGACGGTATGCCCGACCGCATCATACTTTTACCGGGTAGCCACATGGCTTTCGTGGAAGCAAAGTCTCCCGGTGAAAAGCCGAGACCGCTGCAACTGGCAAGACACAGATTACTACGAGGGCTCGGTTTCAGAGTCTATGTTTTGGATGACGAGCGACAGATTGGAGGGATTCTTGATGAAATACGAACCACATAA